The following are encoded in a window of Solidesulfovibrio magneticus RS-1 genomic DNA:
- a CDS encoding HD domain-containing phosphohydrolase, which translates to MFVDDELSVLETFQSIFRKQFEVTIAQSSMEALGLLRMGLRFDVIVSDIMMPVMDGVEFLSNAKMLAPLSTRIALTGHADMERLADVVNQGHVYKFLMKPCRADRLAAAIQEAVNYAAHSRCTDEDFSRNLLAALNFRNLETSMHVERVGRVSALLAQSLGWNEDGAALLRKAAPLHDIGKIGIPDAVLLKPGRLTGEEYTIMKEHAQIGGEMLRNSSTPLLTMAREIALGHHERPDGTGYPHGIHCATIPLSARIVSVADVYDAMVNKRVYRNALSHAEALAIITDGRGTAFDSIVVDALISVVETLQTIYRPN; encoded by the coding sequence TTGTTTGTCGATGACGAACTATCGGTATTAGAGACGTTTCAGTCAATTTTTCGTAAACAATTTGAGGTAACAATCGCCCAGAGTTCCATGGAAGCCTTGGGCCTATTGAGGATGGGCCTACGATTCGATGTTATTGTTTCGGACATAATGATGCCGGTTATGGACGGTGTGGAATTTCTTAGCAACGCTAAAATGCTCGCACCATTGTCGACTCGCATCGCGCTGACCGGCCATGCGGATATGGAGAGGCTGGCTGACGTAGTCAATCAAGGCCATGTCTATAAATTCCTTATGAAGCCCTGTCGCGCTGACCGGTTAGCAGCGGCAATCCAGGAGGCTGTCAATTATGCTGCCCACTCCCGATGTACAGATGAGGACTTTAGCCGAAACCTGCTGGCGGCGCTCAACTTTCGTAATCTCGAAACAAGCATGCATGTGGAACGTGTAGGCCGTGTCAGCGCCTTGCTTGCTCAATCTTTAGGCTGGAACGAGGATGGCGCGGCTCTATTGCGAAAAGCTGCTCCGCTTCACGACATCGGTAAGATCGGCATCCCTGACGCCGTCTTGCTCAAACCAGGACGGCTGACAGGCGAAGAATATACTATTATGAAAGAGCACGCACAGATTGGTGGAGAAATGCTCAGAAATTCTTCCACGCCGCTTTTGACAATGGCAAGGGAAATTGCCTTGGGACATCATGAACGGCCGGACGGAACAGGCTATCCGCACGGTATCCATTGTGCGACAATTCCACTAAGCGCCCGTATTGTATCTGTTGCTGACGTATATGATGCCATGGTCAATAAACGTGTCTATCGAAACGCCTTATCACATGCCGAAGCGTTAGCGATTATAACAGACGGCCGGGGTACTGCTTTTGATTCGATTGTTGTTGACGCATTAATCAGTGTCGTGGAAACACTGCAAACTATCTACCGTCCAAATTGA
- a CDS encoding HD domain-containing phosphohydrolase, with protein sequence MDKVLFVDDERHILDAFRNNLRKYFAVTTSQGPEAGLQALETEGPFATVVSDLKMPGMDGVAFLSRAREISPNTTRIMLTGHAGMDASIKAVNQGQVFRFLTKPCPMPDLLAALEAGVRQYQLITAERELLHGTLRGTIKLLTEALGLANPMAFGKSQRIKALVGRLSKVMTMKSTLELELAAMLSHIGCMGLPQQILEKVETGKKLTAQESFLYREHPRLGAMLIQHIPRLGGVAEIIAAQQDDYSHTIPQGARVLRLALDYDALESRGSAPNEILFVLRERKGAYDPDILDAMEKAACTSDEYVRRCITVRHFKKGMVLAQHVTAVGNIILLSSGTELNDASILRLQEVSKSFSIHEPICVLIPLDDSHGSGLL encoded by the coding sequence ATGGATAAAGTGCTTTTTGTGGACGATGAACGCCATATTTTGGACGCGTTCCGGAACAACCTGCGCAAGTACTTTGCCGTGACCACGTCACAAGGCCCAGAAGCAGGCCTGCAGGCCCTCGAAACCGAGGGGCCATTTGCAACCGTGGTGTCCGATCTCAAAATGCCAGGCATGGATGGTGTGGCTTTCCTTTCCCGTGCCCGGGAGATTTCGCCGAATACGACGCGCATTATGCTTACCGGACATGCCGGTATGGATGCCTCCATTAAGGCTGTCAACCAGGGGCAAGTGTTTCGTTTTCTCACCAAACCCTGTCCGATGCCAGACCTTCTCGCCGCCCTAGAAGCAGGGGTTCGGCAGTACCAGCTTATCACGGCGGAGCGTGAACTTCTGCACGGCACCCTTCGTGGAACGATTAAGCTGCTTACTGAGGCGTTGGGTTTGGCTAATCCTATGGCTTTCGGCAAATCGCAAAGGATCAAGGCACTCGTGGGCAGATTGTCCAAGGTCATGACTATGAAATCCACGTTGGAACTTGAATTAGCCGCAATGCTATCCCATATAGGTTGCATGGGCTTGCCCCAGCAAATACTGGAAAAAGTTGAAACCGGAAAAAAACTCACTGCTCAAGAATCTTTCCTTTATAGAGAGCACCCCAGGCTGGGAGCTATGCTTATTCAACATATTCCAAGACTAGGCGGTGTTGCTGAGATTATCGCCGCACAGCAAGATGATTATTCTCATACAATTCCTCAGGGGGCGCGTGTGCTTCGGCTGGCCCTTGATTATGACGCTCTGGAAAGTAGGGGCAGCGCTCCAAACGAGATACTTTTCGTCCTTCGTGAGCGTAAAGGAGCCTACGATCCAGATATTCTTGACGCCATGGAGAAAGCTGCTTGCACGAGCGACGAGTATGTCAGAAGATGTATTACAGTGCGACACTTTAAAAAAGGTATGGTCCTCGCCCAGCATGTAACGGCGGTTGGCAACATCATTTTATTGTCAAGTGGCACTGAACTAAACGATGCTAGCATCCTGCGCTTGCAAGAAGTATCCAAGAGCTTTAGCATTCATGAGCCGATCTGCGTGCTTATCCCTTTGGACGACAGCCACGGTTCAGGTTTATTGTGA
- a CDS encoding response regulator, with translation MKPKILFVDDEQNILDSLRLSLRCMRAKWEVSFALGARVALELLEQQPHDVIVSDMRMPGMDGAQLLREVQLRYPKSVRIILSGYSEEESVLKTVKLAHQYLSKPCRPVDLIEAVEKALSLRDVLENQQIKTLVSSLDALPSLPDVYRQLVSALEEEHSTLKQLGDIVAKDVAMSASILRLVNSAFFGLPTRISSVQHAVNLIGGQTLRVLVLSSHLFTVLEAASMPSFSVKKLWEHSLRVGCFAKLIAEAEGLCRDEQDNAFIAGMLHDVGKLILAANMPSQYRDVLAKVQADAVSVHVAEQNVFNASHAQVGAYLLGLWGFSYGVMGAICWHHTPEKQIVEPCCSGSAVYVADGLDHELVLLSKEHTHWPLCFPGVETIRSQERLALWRCCCSKVLDTGGCSDG, from the coding sequence ATGAAACCAAAAATCCTTTTTGTAGATGATGAGCAAAACATCCTGGACAGTCTGCGCTTGAGCTTGCGTTGCATGCGCGCTAAGTGGGAGGTGTCCTTCGCCCTGGGAGCAAGGGTTGCTCTTGAACTGCTAGAGCAACAACCCCATGACGTGATCGTCAGCGATATGCGCATGCCTGGGATGGACGGGGCGCAGCTACTGCGGGAGGTGCAGTTGCGCTATCCGAAGAGCGTGCGCATTATTCTTTCTGGATATAGCGAAGAGGAAAGTGTGCTAAAGACCGTCAAGTTGGCTCATCAGTACCTCAGCAAGCCATGCCGGCCTGTAGACTTGATTGAGGCAGTGGAAAAAGCTTTAAGTCTACGTGATGTGCTCGAAAATCAACAGATCAAAACACTTGTCTCCAGCTTGGACGCCTTGCCCAGCCTGCCTGATGTCTACAGGCAACTGGTGTCCGCGTTGGAGGAGGAGCATTCCACACTTAAGCAGTTGGGCGACATTGTCGCCAAGGACGTGGCCATGTCAGCTTCCATCCTGCGTCTGGTCAACTCGGCCTTCTTCGGCTTGCCGACACGAATCTCAAGCGTCCAGCATGCGGTCAACCTCATTGGCGGACAGACGTTGCGCGTGCTGGTGCTCTCAAGTCATCTGTTCACAGTACTTGAAGCAGCTTCCATGCCATCCTTTTCCGTTAAAAAGCTCTGGGAGCACAGCCTGCGGGTCGGCTGTTTTGCTAAGCTGATAGCCGAAGCGGAAGGCCTGTGTCGTGACGAGCAGGACAATGCATTTATCGCCGGTATGCTGCACGACGTTGGCAAACTCATCCTTGCGGCGAATATGCCTAGTCAATACCGAGATGTCCTCGCTAAGGTTCAGGCCGACGCTGTGTCCGTTCATGTTGCGGAACAGAATGTATTTAATGCAAGCCATGCCCAAGTTGGTGCTTATCTGTTAGGTCTTTGGGGGTTTAGCTATGGGGTTATGGGGGCTATCTGTTGGCACCACACGCCTGAAAAGCAGATAGTTGAGCCGTGTTGCTCAGGGTCAGCCGTTTATGTTGCTGACGGGCTAGATCACGAACTGGTGCTTTTAAGTAAGGAACATACCCATTGGCCTCTTTGTTTCCCGGGTGTCGAAACGATTCGTAGCCAGGAGCGATTGGCTCTGTGGCGCTGCTGTTGTTCCAAGGTCTTGGATACAGGAGGCTGCAGTGATGGATAA
- a CDS encoding sensor histidine kinase, with product MKRLTNPFRPRLRWGGERSATQGWVLLTIFAVLFLGAMSALLWRTHAASAQHESLALEQFRWDTANLAANLEYFFQERRSDMQNLAGSRPVESYFENVALGMSPRYGLLASIQEIETSFRKYLGEKVLAQKPIFECITLRDETGTNVVRLEQGGMAAAANHNALAPSGMEADNDGLLWKIVDEESGNVGLVITHPVIFHGKREGSVSARMSLETLFSALVRDQVGGKQREYCLAFDGKSLACPGAAFESLASTMQGLVGSVSQISSSQVPGAKDGIGAGPLLGTAARVGGTPFTVLSMIPEKALVGTATWPLLVLIGTLSLVLLAGLALFGRTNAQRMVLNARVEEQKSSESALRKRMDEFSTLFNALPGYAFYKDSAGVYVTANSSFCAAVGFPLEAIVGKRDDELFPEHLAQGYMRDDQLLLSGDKDFYEVEETILDHGREVRLITRKLALRHSDGGLGGLIGLGFDITEKKHIEEELRQANDRMEAGIRLRTEELALANALLQEEIAERLKAHQAIKLILDSISAILIVLDADGQVTHWGNAAHLSFGMSLGEVVGRRFAQLPLAWDWNEVANGLATCRETGQTVKLSNVWYERPDGSDGFLVVSVTRLCAKESDMSGYLLLGEDITEVRALEAQLSQAAKLEAIGQLAAGIAHEINTPTQYVGDSVTFLKDAYEDLNRLVTQANELSRLPSPCGQAIAASLSSLLEEIDAPFLGEEIPKTIERIYEGIERISTIVLAMKRFSYNSGNEKKAMDIRNAIENTLVISRNEWKYVAEATTDFDPELSTVMCLVGDMNQVLLNIIVNAAHAISDVVRESNGLGRIAISTRKDNEFAEIRIQDTGTGIPKEVGDKVFNLFFTTKEVGKGTGQGLAIAYDIVVNKHNGSITFESEPGQGTTFIIRLPLAG from the coding sequence ATGAAGCGCCTGACAAATCCATTTCGACCTCGCCTGCGATGGGGCGGCGAAAGGTCAGCAACTCAGGGCTGGGTCTTGTTGACCATCTTTGCAGTGCTTTTTCTAGGAGCCATGTCTGCCTTACTTTGGAGGACCCATGCTGCCAGTGCGCAGCACGAGTCGCTGGCCCTGGAGCAGTTTCGTTGGGATACGGCCAACTTGGCAGCGAACCTGGAGTATTTCTTTCAGGAGCGCCGCAGCGATATGCAAAATTTGGCTGGGAGCCGCCCGGTTGAGAGTTATTTTGAGAACGTTGCCCTGGGTATGTCCCCACGGTACGGCCTCCTGGCCAGCATTCAGGAAATAGAGACCAGTTTCCGGAAGTATCTCGGCGAAAAGGTGCTGGCGCAAAAACCCATCTTCGAATGCATCACCTTGCGGGACGAAACGGGCACAAATGTCGTTCGTTTGGAACAAGGCGGAATGGCTGCCGCAGCGAACCACAACGCCCTGGCCCCTTCTGGTATGGAGGCCGACAACGACGGACTGCTTTGGAAGATTGTCGACGAAGAGTCGGGTAATGTCGGGCTTGTCATCACGCACCCCGTGATCTTCCATGGCAAAAGGGAAGGCAGCGTCAGTGCCCGAATGTCCCTGGAAACGTTGTTTTCTGCCCTGGTGCGGGATCAGGTCGGCGGCAAGCAGCGGGAGTATTGCCTGGCTTTCGACGGCAAGTCCCTGGCCTGCCCCGGGGCGGCGTTCGAGTCCCTGGCCTCGACCATGCAGGGCCTCGTCGGCTCGGTGAGCCAAATCTCCAGTTCTCAGGTTCCAGGCGCAAAGGATGGGATCGGGGCCGGCCCACTGCTGGGAACGGCGGCGCGGGTCGGTGGCACACCGTTCACGGTACTCAGCATGATACCTGAAAAGGCCTTAGTCGGCACTGCCACTTGGCCATTGTTAGTATTGATCGGAACTCTCAGCCTCGTTCTGCTTGCCGGTCTTGCCCTCTTTGGCCGGACAAATGCTCAAAGAATGGTTCTCAATGCTCGGGTCGAGGAACAGAAAAGCTCGGAAAGCGCCTTGCGCAAGCGCATGGATGAATTCTCCACTTTATTCAATGCGTTGCCAGGCTACGCTTTTTACAAGGACTCTGCAGGCGTTTACGTGACGGCCAACTCCTCTTTTTGCGCCGCAGTGGGGTTTCCCCTGGAGGCAATAGTTGGCAAACGCGATGATGAATTGTTCCCGGAACACCTAGCCCAGGGCTATATGCGGGATGACCAGCTTCTACTTTCGGGTGACAAGGATTTCTACGAAGTCGAGGAAACCATTCTGGACCATGGCCGGGAGGTGCGGCTTATTACCCGCAAGCTGGCCCTGCGCCATTCGGACGGCGGCCTGGGCGGACTCATCGGCCTTGGTTTTGACATCACGGAAAAAAAACACATTGAGGAAGAACTTCGCCAAGCCAATGACCGCATGGAGGCGGGCATCAGACTCAGAACTGAGGAACTAGCCTTGGCGAACGCTCTTCTTCAGGAAGAGATCGCAGAACGCCTTAAGGCCCATCAGGCAATCAAGCTGATCCTGGACTCCATTTCGGCCATTCTCATCGTCTTGGACGCCGACGGGCAGGTTACGCACTGGGGCAATGCTGCACATCTGTCCTTTGGCATGTCGCTTGGCGAGGTGGTCGGCCGACGGTTCGCCCAGCTACCCTTAGCCTGGGACTGGAATGAAGTGGCCAACGGTTTGGCGACTTGTCGCGAGACCGGTCAGACCGTGAAGCTCTCTAACGTCTGGTATGAACGACCAGATGGTTCTGATGGATTTCTGGTGGTCAGTGTGACTCGTCTTTGTGCCAAAGAATCCGACATGTCGGGTTATCTTCTTCTTGGCGAGGATATCACCGAAGTTCGCGCTCTGGAGGCCCAGCTCTCCCAAGCAGCAAAATTGGAGGCCATAGGCCAGTTGGCCGCCGGCATCGCCCACGAAATTAACACACCTACTCAGTACGTCGGCGATTCGGTGACGTTCCTCAAGGACGCCTACGAAGATTTGAACCGTTTGGTGACGCAAGCCAATGAGTTGAGCCGCCTGCCCTCACCCTGTGGCCAAGCAATAGCGGCATCCCTCTCCTCCCTGCTGGAAGAGATCGACGCACCTTTTCTCGGGGAGGAAATCCCCAAGACCATCGAACGCATCTACGAGGGTATTGAACGCATCAGCACCATTGTGTTGGCCATGAAGCGCTTTTCCTATAATTCAGGCAATGAAAAAAAAGCTATGGACATTCGAAACGCCATCGAGAACACACTTGTGATCTCACGGAATGAATGGAAGTACGTTGCCGAGGCCACTACCGACTTCGATCCCGAATTGTCGACCGTCATGTGCTTGGTCGGTGATATGAATCAGGTCTTACTCAACATTATCGTCAATGCGGCTCACGCAATCAGCGATGTCGTTCGCGAGAGCAACGGTCTTGGGCGCATCGCCATCAGCACTAGAAAGGACAATGAGTTCGCCGAAATTCGTATCCAGGACACTGGAACTGGCATTCCAAAGGAAGTGGGGGATAAGGTTTTTAATCTGTTCTTCACCACCAAGGAAGTAGGCAAAGGTACAGGGCAGGGGTTGGCAATCGCCTACGACATTGTTGTGAACAAGCACAATGGTTCCATCACATTCGAATCTGAGCCGGGCCAGGGGACCACATTCATTATACGCCTGCCTCTTGCCGGATAA
- a CDS encoding transporter substrate-binding domain-containing protein — MTPRNSVKLWPLFLFAFVCMLSVVIIATKGVLARDLADIRAAGTLRHLGVPYAGFIISKDQGLDVEIMQAFAKHLGVDYEFIATDWVNAIQSLTGKNFTIEGSGVAVTGETPVTGDVLATGLTILGWRKALLNFSSPTFPTQVWLVVRADSSLTPIVPTGDTNKDITLTREKLNGLSVLHKAGTCLDPRLFNLDAAGAKGSEFPGSLNDLAPAVIIGDAEATLLDVPDAMVALQKYPGKIKIIGPLSSEQEMAVGFAKDQPELLAQFNTFFADFKRSGRLAELVNRYYPMLNRYYPAYFAN; from the coding sequence ATGACGCCGCGAAATTCCGTCAAATTGTGGCCATTGTTCCTGTTCGCTTTTGTATGCATGCTTTCGGTTGTCATCATAGCGACCAAAGGCGTCTTGGCTCGGGACTTGGCTGACATTCGCGCCGCCGGGACATTGCGCCACTTGGGAGTGCCCTACGCGGGATTCATCATCAGCAAGGACCAGGGTTTGGACGTTGAAATTATGCAGGCTTTCGCCAAACACCTGGGCGTTGACTACGAGTTCATTGCCACAGATTGGGTGAATGCTATCCAAAGCCTTACCGGCAAAAACTTTACCATTGAAGGAAGCGGGGTTGCGGTAACCGGAGAAACGCCAGTTACAGGTGATGTGCTGGCCACGGGTTTGACGATTCTCGGCTGGCGCAAGGCCCTCCTGAACTTCTCCAGCCCGACCTTCCCAACACAGGTCTGGCTTGTGGTGCGCGCTGACTCCTCGCTCACTCCTATCGTTCCCACGGGGGACACGAACAAGGACATCACCCTGACCCGCGAGAAATTAAACGGACTGTCCGTGCTGCACAAGGCCGGCACCTGCCTTGATCCACGATTGTTCAACCTGGACGCCGCCGGGGCCAAGGGCAGCGAGTTCCCCGGATCCCTCAACGATCTCGCTCCGGCCGTGATTATAGGAGATGCCGAGGCCACCTTGCTCGACGTACCCGACGCCATGGTCGCCCTGCAGAAGTATCCGGGAAAGATCAAAATCATAGGTCCGCTAAGCTCAGAACAGGAAATGGCCGTGGGATTCGCCAAGGACCAGCCCGAACTGTTGGCGCAGTTCAACACGTTTTTCGCAGATTTCAAGCGCTCGGGCCGGCTTGCGGAACTAGTCAACAGGTACTACCCAATGCTCAATCGTTATTATCCGGCGTATTTCGCAAATTAG
- a CDS encoding response regulator, translated as MTEKILLVDDERNVLDALKTALRREFDLYTAQGGAEGLKSMGRNGPFAVVVSDYKMPGMNGVEFLEHLRKLAPDCVRIILTGHGDLESAIAAVNQSEVFRFLTKPCPTQVLCKALRDGLTKYRRDVLGVKAADALLRVLSGSEAEALAAEPVLGDARLTQRERSIAARIRRGNSTKEIAEALDLSPRTVETYRDNIRKKLGIANKKINLKSYLSSAF; from the coding sequence ATGACGGAAAAAATCCTCCTCGTTGATGATGAACGGAATGTCCTGGACGCTCTAAAGACAGCGCTGCGCCGGGAATTTGACCTCTACACCGCACAAGGAGGTGCGGAGGGGCTGAAATCTATGGGACGAAACGGGCCATTTGCCGTGGTTGTTTCCGACTACAAAATGCCAGGCATGAACGGCGTTGAATTCCTGGAGCATCTCCGAAAGCTGGCCCCTGACTGCGTACGAATCATACTGACGGGCCATGGCGATCTGGAGTCCGCCATCGCGGCCGTTAACCAAAGTGAGGTCTTCCGTTTTTTAACCAAACCATGCCCTACGCAAGTGCTCTGCAAAGCCTTAAGAGACGGATTGACAAAATACCGACGAGACGTGCTTGGGGTCAAAGCCGCCGATGCACTCCTGAGAGTACTCAGCGGCAGCGAGGCAGAAGCGTTAGCGGCCGAGCCTGTTTTGGGTGATGCGCGCCTAACTCAGCGCGAAAGGTCAATCGCGGCCAGAATTCGCAGGGGCAATTCGACGAAGGAGATCGCTGAAGCCTTGGACCTTTCTCCGCGAACGGTCGAAACCTACCGTGACAACATTCGCAAGAAGCTCGGCATCGCCAACAAGAAGATCAATTTGAAAAGTTACTTATCGTCGGCATTTTGA
- a CDS encoding transposase, translated as MGLGRQGDQQGTMYLAWDEIPRSRGHAFYDRLQQTLRKAAFDGFAEKLCKPFYSDKGRPSIPPGRYFRMHLVGYFEGIDSERGIEWRCADSLSLRDFLQLSPKESVPDHSSLSRTRSRLPLATHQEVFTWVLKLLSKDGLVLGGRIGVDASTMEANAALKTIVRRDTGESYRKMLLRMAKESGIDSPTDEDLARMDRKRVGKTLSNKDWQSQVDPEAKIAKMKDGRTHLAYKPEHAVDLDTGAVVAVEVHEADKGDTSTLQKTLKAAQESLRRVTSTPPCPDDPAELVADKGYFSRDVLKDLDGGPWRTRIAEPKRNGLNSWRGDHEARRAVYNNRIRISSMVGKAMGKQRTELVERSFEHTLDRSGGMRRVWLRGRENIQKRYLLHVAGFNLGLLMRVKTGHGTPRGWASAWLALIWPNQHPSMAYLAIVMVVEGRCCGIMPIAVICGGE; from the coding sequence ATGGGGCTTGGCCGTCAGGGTGATCAGCAGGGGACGATGTATCTGGCCTGGGATGAGATTCCTCGGTCTCGTGGGCACGCTTTTTACGATCGTCTCCAGCAGACTCTCCGGAAAGCCGCCTTCGATGGTTTCGCCGAGAAGCTGTGCAAGCCCTTCTATTCCGACAAGGGGCGTCCCTCCATTCCGCCTGGCCGGTATTTTCGGATGCACCTCGTGGGGTATTTCGAGGGCATCGACAGCGAGCGCGGCATTGAGTGGCGCTGCGCCGATTCGCTTTCCCTCCGGGATTTTCTCCAGCTTTCGCCCAAGGAGTCTGTGCCGGATCATTCCTCGCTCAGTCGGACACGGTCCCGTCTGCCGCTGGCGACCCACCAAGAGGTTTTCACCTGGGTTCTCAAGCTGCTCAGCAAGGATGGCTTGGTCCTTGGAGGCCGCATTGGCGTGGACGCTTCGACCATGGAGGCCAACGCGGCGCTCAAAACCATCGTGCGCCGGGACACGGGTGAGAGCTACCGCAAGATGCTCCTGCGCATGGCTAAGGAGAGCGGCATCGACTCTCCGACGGATGAGGATCTGGCTCGCATGGACCGCAAGCGCGTCGGCAAGACGCTTTCGAACAAGGACTGGCAGTCGCAGGTCGATCCCGAGGCGAAGATCGCCAAGATGAAGGATGGCCGAACGCATCTGGCGTACAAGCCGGAGCACGCGGTGGACCTGGACACCGGCGCGGTCGTGGCGGTCGAGGTGCATGAAGCGGACAAGGGGGACACTTCGACTCTGCAAAAGACGCTGAAAGCCGCTCAAGAAAGTTTGCGACGGGTCACTTCCACACCGCCATGCCCGGACGATCCTGCGGAACTGGTCGCGGACAAGGGCTATTTCTCCCGGGATGTCCTCAAAGACCTGGACGGAGGGCCATGGCGGACGAGAATCGCCGAACCCAAGCGCAACGGCCTGAACTCCTGGCGTGGCGATCATGAGGCGCGGCGCGCCGTGTACAACAACCGAATCCGGATATCGTCGATGGTCGGGAAGGCCATGGGAAAACAGCGGACGGAACTGGTCGAAAGAAGCTTCGAGCATACGCTGGACCGGTCTGGCGGTATGCGCCGGGTCTGGCTCCGGGGACGGGAGAACATCCAGAAACGGTATCTGCTCCATGTGGCCGGTTTCAATCTCGGCCTGCTGATGCGGGTCAAGACCGGCCATGGCACCCCCAGGGGCTGGGCCAGTGCCTGGCTTGCGCTCATTTGGCCCAATCAGCATCCCTCAATGGCCTATTTGGCCATCGTCATGGTGGTCGAAGGACGATGCTGTGGAATCATGCCCATCGCCGTCATCTGCGGGGGAGAATAG
- a CDS encoding ATP-dependent helicase, producing MSLNAKQLEAAQFHTGIALVVAVPGSGKTKTMTERIGRLVNDHGVAPENILGLTYTRQAAEQMRERLELVLHGEASRVNLYTIHSFCLRLLKSEGRYFNIVSGSEQMTMVATIMRSLGVKDLAIGGVLQDISLAKSNCISPEEFIDLYGEDQSKQKTAMVFKEYEEQKTIRYLYDFDDLLLQAYRFLAHEGGAEKYHDVYPHILVDEYQDTNPAQLAVLQALIAESGRGSFWACGDDWQSIYAFNGASIGNILRFKQIFPSAQEIVLNVNYRSTPAILAACQKLIDHNQRKIPKELIAHKPGGNHDLFVIDTFNEEEEACLVANEIKHLSVSDGTAYSDMAVLYRANFQSEILQNVFVRADIPFYIDNGMSFYERREVRILLDYLRFIEDPDSVAGDEALQRIINAPNRYLGKKFMEQVAGVANESACSLYQALRTMDFDSPYIRRNVHEFVRLMESFIQNEGEMGPAEVLAKLRQRLDYDRFVTDKDIPSPDNQAVLNLNQLLQSAARYASISEFLTYVATVEDETCSRDPSGVKLMTIHKAKGLEFPVVFVVGLVEGIMPTKRGDLEEERRICFVALSRAMDRLYVTYSHNYLGQPAKRSIFIDEMTGDLAAHGSQK from the coding sequence ATGTCCCTTAACGCCAAACAGTTGGAGGCGGCGCAGTTTCATACGGGGATAGCCCTGGTTGTCGCTGTTCCTGGTTCCGGCAAGACCAAGACGATGACGGAACGAATTGGCCGGCTTGTCAATGATCACGGCGTCGCCCCGGAGAACATTCTGGGGCTGACCTACACCCGTCAGGCTGCCGAGCAGATGCGAGAACGTTTGGAACTTGTTCTCCACGGTGAAGCCAGTCGTGTCAACTTGTATACCATCCATTCGTTTTGTTTGCGGCTGCTCAAATCCGAAGGCCGATACTTCAATATCGTCTCAGGCTCCGAACAGATGACCATGGTGGCGACGATCATGCGCTCATTGGGGGTCAAAGACTTGGCCATTGGCGGGGTGTTGCAAGATATCAGCTTGGCCAAGAGCAATTGCATCAGCCCTGAAGAGTTCATTGATTTGTACGGTGAGGACCAATCGAAGCAGAAGACGGCCATGGTGTTCAAGGAATATGAGGAGCAAAAGACCATCCGGTATCTCTACGATTTCGATGACCTGCTCCTTCAGGCGTATCGGTTTCTGGCCCATGAGGGCGGCGCTGAAAAATACCATGACGTGTATCCCCACATCCTCGTTGACGAGTACCAGGATACCAATCCGGCGCAGTTGGCCGTGCTCCAGGCGCTGATTGCGGAGAGTGGCCGGGGCTCGTTTTGGGCTTGCGGCGACGATTGGCAGAGCATCTACGCGTTCAACGGAGCCAGCATTGGGAACATCCTTCGGTTCAAGCAGATATTCCCCTCGGCTCAGGAGATCGTGCTCAACGTCAATTACCGCTCCACCCCGGCGATCCTGGCTGCGTGTCAGAAGCTCATTGATCATAACCAGCGAAAGATTCCCAAGGAGCTTATCGCGCACAAGCCCGGCGGCAACCATGACCTGTTTGTCATCGACACCTTCAACGAGGAAGAGGAAGCGTGTCTGGTGGCCAATGAGATCAAGCACCTGAGTGTGTCTGATGGCACAGCGTATAGCGATATGGCGGTGCTTTACCGCGCTAACTTCCAGTCGGAGATATTGCAAAACGTCTTTGTGCGAGCTGACATTCCCTTCTACATCGACAACGGCATGAGCTTCTACGAGCGCCGTGAGGTTAGAATCCTGCTCGATTATCTTCGTTTCATTGAAGATCCCGATTCGGTGGCCGGAGATGAAGCTTTGCAACGGATCATCAATGCCCCCAACAGATACCTGGGAAAGAAGTTCATGGAGCAGGTGGCTGGGGTTGCCAATGAATCTGCCTGTAGCCTGTATCAAGCCCTTCGCACCATGGACTTCGACAGCCCCTACATCAGGAGAAATGTCCATGAGTTCGTACGACTTATGGAATCATTCATTCAGAATGAAGGGGAGATGGGGCCGGCCGAGGTGTTGGCGAAGCTGCGCCAGCGCCTGGATTACGACCGGTTCGTCACTGACAAGGATATTCCCTCTCCTGACAACCAGGCCGTGCTCAACCTGAACCAGCTGCTGCAGTCGGCGGCCCGGTACGCGTCCATCAGTGAGTTCCTGACCTATGTGGCGACGGTTGAAGACGAAACCTGTAGCCGCGACCCCAGTGGCGTGAAGCTGATGACCATCCACAAAGCCAAGGGACTCGAATTTCCCGTGGTGTTCGTGGTCGGGTTGGTCGAAGGCATCATGCCCACCAAGCGCGGCGATTTGGAAGAGGAGAGAAGGATCTGCTTCGTCGCCTTATCCCGCGCCATGGACCGGCTCTACGTGACCTACTCGCACAACTACCTGGGACAGCCCGCCAAAAGATCCATCTTCATTGATGAGATGACCGGCGACCTGGCTGCCCATGGCTCACAAAAATAA